From Scytonema millei VB511283:
GACGCGATATCCTAATTGTTCCACAGCTTGCACGATCGCGGGATTGGGAATCATACACTACCCTCGATTGCCATTTCTTCCTTCTCCCAGTATAGAGTTCTATTTAGGGTTGAGGAGCAATTACCAAGTCGCAAGTTGCTATGCTCGCAGTCGTAATGAATTCCGAATTCCGAGTTCTCCCCGTGCGCCACTTATTGCAAATGGCTAATGACTAGTCACTATTAATTTGTATAAAGAACTAAAAGAAACGAAACACCTATTTGACGATCGGATTTATTCAATCGATCTAATCTTACCCAGGTATTTCGTTTCTCAAACTACTTTCCATTTGAGGTATATAAACAATCTAAACCAACAATAACTCTGCGTCCAGACTTGAATTCCAGTTAACCTAAATCTTTATAAAAAATTTACTATATCAGGGAACTCTTATTTACGGTTGGAAATTGCAACATGGAAATATTTATTGAGCGATCGCCGCGCTCGCAATATTTGACATCAAGCTCGTAAGATCGGGGATTTTGCTGATAGTTACTTATTAAACTTGGTATGAATTATTGCATTCTACACTGAAAAACGTGTTTCGTTCGTTTGCTAAGCGCTGGGATAAATACCTTAAACTCTATCTAACTAAAGGACTACCATGATGGTGTATTAAATACCACTTACCAGCCATCTTCTCGAAGATATTTGTGGCGATTGATTCAGCCTTTATGGTTTTGTTACTGCTAGCTTGTAGTACGCGCTCGACTAACACGATATAAGCCGTCGTATCGCGAACTTCTGTATGAATAATTTCGATTTCAATTTCTAAATATTTAGTATTTTTGAAAATGACTTCCCAAGAGTCGCGAATTTGCTTCCAACCGCGCAAGGCATTACGCCCAGGGTGAATGCAGTGGCTAGCAGTTCCCTGCGACCAAACTTGACTCATAGCTTCTAGATTTTTCTTCTCAAAAGCCCGGTAAAAATTTTCATTGACTGCCAAAATCTCAGCTTGTACGTCTGTCATTGCTTTACTCCTCTGCTCCTGTACGGGGCGGATTTATCTCAAATTTCTGTCAGTCACGAAGTATATCGGTGAACCCGCCCCTACAACTCCCCACTCCCTAATTAACGTCGGTACTCGTCGCCGCAATCACCGATTAACCGCAACAGATCGCGCGATCGCGCCAATACAGTTTCAATTTGACCCGTATCGTCTGCATCTAAAGTAAGTGCAAACACCTTAGCATTATCTGCGACGTGTTCCGAGATCCCTAACCGCGTGCCAACGATCGCCCCTGCTACTGTCGGGCGATCGAGAATGTATCTGACTGCAACGTTAGCAATACTAACATCGTGCTTAGCCGCTATTTGTTTTAACACGGCTAAAAGCTCTTGAAACAGACTCCAGCCACCCCATGCATCTACCATGTTTTTATATTTGCGTAGGGAAGCTGTGTTTAACGCCGCGCCTCGCGGTTCTGGTTGTTCTAAGTATTTTTCTGACAGCAATCCGCCGCAAAGCGTACCGTAAGCTAAAAGTTGAATATCATGCTCTTGACAAAACGGAATCATCTTCATTAAGGGGCGGCGATCGACCAATGAAAATTGTACTTGGTTGGAAACAATCTTAATGCCTGCTTCTGAGATGATTTTTAACCGTTCCGTATCGAAATTCGTGAGTGCTAAGTGCTTAATTTTCCCTTCTTGCTGGAGTTCTGCTAGATAAGTAAGAGCATCTATGTAGTTTTTATCTCTGTATTCCCACCAGTGGAATTGGAGCAAGTCCAGCGATTCTACTCCCATCCGACTTAGGGAGCGATCGATATTTTGCTCGACGACTCGCCGCGTCATCTTTGCTGGTCTGGGAACCCATTTGGTAAATGCTTGTAGATTAGAAAGTGCCTCTTTACCCCGCGTGGCGATCGCTTGACGGCGAAACTCACCGATAAAGTCTTCAGCAGGTCCGTAGTGGTCTGCTAAGTCCCAAGTGGTGAAACCAGCATCCATATAATCGAACATAGTGGCGATCGCTTGTTTTGGCTGGATTGCTCCATGCGTCCCCGATACTTGCCACATGCCATTGAGGACGCGGCAGATATTTAAGTCTGGAGTAAGTTGCCACCGACTAGATTCTGGTAATTTCATCTTGCTACACGACTGTCCTATCTCACAAGGTAGCAGGAGTTGGTCATTTGTCATTGGTGAGTGGCTGGTGACTAGTGGCTAGAATCTTGTCTATTCACTAGCCACTAGCCACTAGTCACTCTCTACTGATAACTGATAACGGTACGAAAATTGCTGTGATTCCAGCTGGGGAAAGGTGGGAAGATGGAAGTTTACGCCCCTGTTTAGAAGATGCGATCGGTGCTGGTGCGATTCTCAACTATTTGCAAGGCAATCCCTCCCCAGAAGCAAAAGCAGCTATGGTAATATTTCAAACGTTTCGCGCCGATCTCGCGTCAGCCTTGAGCCAATGTAGTTCGGGAAAAGAGTTAATTTCTAGAGGATTTAGTTGCGATCTCGAACTGGCAACAGCTTTAAATGTGAGTGACTGTATTCCAATATGTCGCGATCGCCCTTATATTCGGCATATGTGACATAAATTGCGAGTCGAGGCAGACGTGAAGCGCAAGATCGTTTATCTAGCTAGTCCCTATGGATTTTCGCAGCAGCAAAAGACGCTGCTTTTACCTCCTATTATTCAAGCTTTAGAGACATTGGGGCTAGAAGTTTGGGAACCGTTTGCCCGTAACAATCAAATCGATTTTTCTCAGGCTGATTGGGCGTATCGCGTAGCGCAGGCAGATTTGCAGGATGTGAAAAACTGCGATGGCATTTTTGCAGTTGTCAACGGCACGCCACCAGATGAAGGAGTCATGGTAGAGTTGGGAATGGCGATCGCTCTGAATAAAGCAATTTTCTTATTCCGAGACGACTTCCGGCGCTGTAGCGATAACGAACAGTATCCCTTGAATCTCATGCTTTTTGCTGGCTTACCGGAAATTGGCTGGGAAAATTATTACTACACCTCGGTAGACGAAATCCAATCGCAGGATAAAGCGTTGTGCAAATGGCGATCGCGAATGTAGATGACTGCCGTAGCACGTAGAAATTCGTGGAGCGCACAGTAGGGGCGCACAGCTGTGCGCCCCTACGACCGTGATACATTGTGGCGCTTGCGCCCCTTCACCTTCTTGCCACCATCCAAGCCGTAGACTTCTCCCTTTTTTCCATCGTCTTGACTGCTACTCGAATCAGCTATTGCGACAGTGGAATCCTCGGCTCAACCTAACTGCTTACGCAACTTGTGCCGAACCGCATCATGCATTCTCTGCCACACACCCTTGCGCTGCCATTTCTTGAAATAGCCATATACAGTAGAGTACGGCGGCAAATCATGGGGCATCATCTCCCACTGACACCCTGTGCGTTGAACGTAGAAAATGCCGTTGAGAATTTCTCGAAAGTCTACTTTGACTGGATGCCCAAATCCTTTCGCTTGGGGCAGCAGTGGTTTAATTTCCCACTCAGCATTACTCAAATCACTGGGGTAGGGTTTGCGATGAGGATGCGCAACATCGGGCAGACGAGTCATTGTGGTTGTTACTGAAGCAATAGACAGTTCTAGCCTAAATTCCAGCCGCCACCGCACTCTCAGCTCTTCAGCTTCTCTTCACAAATCAGCTCTTATGGTCAGGCGAATGGTAGCTTAAGTTTTTGTTTACAAATCAGCTCTCATACCGAATCGCACTCAGTTGTGAGTGCGATCGCCCTATGGAGAATTCATTCTAGGAGGGAAAAAAGTTTGTCGATTTGGGAATCACAAGGCGCTGGCGAAATCAAGGAGATGCAGTGAGGACTTTGAGACTTGGGGCAGAATAGATGGAGAGAAACACTGCATCTTCCAATCCCTCATTGATTGCTCCGTGAACTTGCGATGGTTCAGCGATATCAATCTGACCAGCGGAAATAATTTTCTTCTGCCCGTCGCCAAGATAATATGTCAATTCTCCCCTGACTACGATCCAGGTATCTTGCCCGTCAGGGTGAGTGTGTGCAGACACTTGTTGTCCAGGACGTACACCCCAGACGGCAATGCTTGAGTGTTGCGTAATAGCTATTTCTGTAACAACTGCTTTTTCTTCGGAAAAGCGAACCGATTTTTCAACATCAAATATGCGTTGGGTGGAGAAAGGTAAAGTATCGGTCATCATCATCTCCATATATGGTTTGCTTGAGCTATGCAGGAACTTATTAGCCTACAGCAATTGAACAATCTTCTGAGTCTTATAGATAAGATTATAGCCACGAATTTAAAAAAGAATTACTAGCTAATTCTCACGTTTTTCTTAGAAAAAACTCATAAATCTATCAGCCACAACTCAGGAAAGTGATGGATGCTGGAAATATTGAATTGAACAAATTTTGTTTATTCTCAAATTCTTAGGAGTGAATCTAGTGAAACTCACGTCTGTCTTAGCAGGCTTTGCTTTAGTCGGGTTAGTCACGGTTGTAGATGCGCCACTTAGAGTTATCAATCCTCGGTTGGGTCAAGCATCTGCTCAAGAGATGCAAATGAAAGGTCCGACTAGCATTCCCATTCAAAAGAAAATTGAATTAATTACCGCGCACAAGGGACAACTGGGTGGTGGTGACGAACTGCGGCGCTATTTCTTTGGCGACCTGCTACCAGTATCAGTGCAACCTGGTGGTGCGGGTATGGTTGTCCTCCTTTACAACAAAGCCAATGATTATACTTTTGCTTATTGTGCAACTTACGATGTGGTCGTGGCGCTGAAAAAAGGTAAAGTCATGAAATTTGAACCTAGCGAAGTGAAGTAATTCACGTTGAACTTCGAGCGTGACGATCGCTCTTTCTTGGCAAAGGTGGCATGAGTATATTAACTCGATTCATGCTGAGAATTCCTGGGCAGCTTTATTTGTGGCTGGCAATCTCGATCTTTGGAGCTGCTAATTCCGTAACGCGGAAGCTCGCCCAACTCGGTACTCAGCATTTTATCAATGGTCGCAACCCGATCTCGCTTTGCAATGTTTTGTTTGTAGGAAATCTCTGTGCCTTACTAGTGCTAGCGATCGTCTATCAGCGACAGTTACGCCCTACGGCATGGCAGCGAATTTCTCGCCAGGAATGGTTGGGTGCGATCGCAGTGGCAATTTTAGCTGGGGCGATCGCACCCAGTTTAATTTTTCAAGCACTAGCATTAACAACAGTCAATAATGTTGTTCTGGTAGGGCGATTAGAGACTTCCCTAGCGCTGATTCTTTCCATTTGGTTATTACAAGAGCGAGTCAATCTTTGGGAAATTTGCGGCGCGTTTGTTTCATTTATGGGTGTGATTGTCACAATTTTTCTAACATCATCTGGGCAAGGCATACATATCATGACAGATTTCTTCCACGTAGGAATGGGTGAAATCTTAATAGTTACTGCTGCTTTAGTGCTGGCATCTGCCACGATTATTAGTAAGCTGAGACTGTCTCGCGTTCCTTTAGGAATCTATAATATTTTGCGTACAGCTCTAGGAACGGTAATTTTCTTTTTTGCTGCCTTACTACTCTACAGCAAACATCATTTTATGGATGCATTCTCTCCCTTTTTATGGCAGTGGATGTTAGTTTATGGCTCGATTGTTGTCGTTGTCGGTCAGTCTTTCTGGACTACAGGCTTAAGAGCTACTTCAGTATCCGAAGCTTCATTAGTTGGCTCCTTTACCCCAATTGCCGGAATTCTATCTGCTTATCTGATTTTGGACGAAGTGCCAACTCTGGCACAATATATTGGTGGCAGTATTATTTTGATTGGCGTTTTTCTCAGTCAAATTGGTATTTGGCGCAAAGCATCAATTCAGTTTGCCACTTCACAAATCGGTACGACTAGCAAACTACAAGAAGTTGAAAGTCGGATGGGATTTAAGGGGATTTAAGCAGAAAGCGTGACAGTTTTAAAACTATCAGTTTCCTAGAGGTTTTATATGGTCGATCTTAATGACGCGCTCGGACTCTTGCATCCAGCGATCGCAGTTATCTTTGTTTTTCCATTCATTGGGATCGTCTCTTATTTCGCTTGGCAGACACGACAGCGAAGATTACAAATCATGGCAGGCAAAAGCAACATTCCACCTACCACCGGACTAAATCACAATCGTTTTGGTAAGGTATTAGCTGGAGCAGTTGTAGGACTTGCCCTGCTAGGAATGGCTCATCCAATATTTGCTAATATTACCACTAACCAAATCTGGAGCAAAGAACCTCTTAAAGTTGTCTTCATTGTTCTAATATTTGCTGCTACTATTGCCTCTTTAGTTTTTCTTTATCGAGCAAAACCGCGACTTTGGCGCGGGATTTTTGCTACCTTAACAGGTACTGGATTAGTTGTTTTGGGTTCTCAGGATGGGGTGTTTCGCCGCGAGTATGAATGGTATGTCTCTCATTACTACATTGGACTGGCAGCAGCAATGCTGATGATTTTCTCTCTAGCAATTCTGCCAGACATCTACCAAGACCGCTCGAATCGCTGGCGAATTGTCCATGCAGTTTTGAATTCTATCGCCCTTTTACTATTTGTGGGACAAGGGCTAACTGGGACGCGGGACTTGCTAGAAATTCCTCTGGGCTGGCAGAAACATTACATCGAGCAATGCGACTTCGCCGCTCGGATCTGTCCGAGTAAAACTTCACAAAGCCAGGTAGAGAAAGAACTAGGGGTAGTGCAAGCGTTGCGCTTGTGAGGAGCAGAATAGAATTATGCAGAGGGAAGCAGGGGGAGGGAGAATATTTCCTCAAGTATGGCGACTCGATCCGTTTTCGCTGCGATCGCGTTTAACGATTGGCATTGCCACTGTTTCCTCGGTAGGGTTGGGTAGCATTGCGCTCTGGACAGGGTGGCAAATGCAGCGCATCTTAATTAACAGTCACAAACAGGGAATCGAATACATTGCCGGACGCTTACCCCACGATGTAGAACTCTACAGTGAAATGATGCCAGTAGAAACTGGATTGAGCAAGGCAATTAATAACCTGACGACTGCCGATACGCTTTTATGGGTGAAGCATTCAAATGGGAAAATTACAGCTAAGTCTGGTAATCTCAAAACTCAGAGCGATCGGGGTACGGCTGCTGCCTTAATGTCCCTGACACAAATGCCATCTCAAGCCCAAGTTTCCGAAGTCAACGGACGCTTCTTCGTGTTACGTGGTAGTCCTTTGCAGGTGCGGGAAAAAGCAATTGGTCAATTGTTCGTGGCAAGAGACATTTCTGGCGATCGGCAGATGTTTTTGGCAATGGTGTGGAATTTGGGCATCGTTAGTCTAGGAGTGCTGCTAACAGTGACAGTGGCGATCGCTTTTTACTTGAGGCGATCGCTCCAACCTCTGCGCCAACTGAATCTAATGACTCAGTTAATTTCAGCTGAAGATTTAGGACAAGCGCGATTGAATCTCGAACGCGCTCCTAGCGAAGTGAAAGAACTGGCGCAAACTTTCAATATGTTATTATCTCGCCTCTCTCAAGCTTGGGAGCGAGAACGGGAATTTGTCAGTAACGTTTCCCATGAGTTACGCACGCCACTGACGATCGTACATGGATACTTGCAAAGCGTCTTGCGACGACAGCATAACCTGACAGAAACTCAGCAAGAAGCTTTAGAAACTGCTGCATCTGAGGCAGAGCGTACCATCCACCTTTTACAAGATTTACTCGATTTAGCCAGGGCAGATAGTGGTTATTTGCAGTTTCGGCTCGATTCTTTTGTCCTCAATGACTTAGTAGCGGAAGTTGTCGGGATGGCGCGTCAGTACAGCGATCGCGCGATCGCAATTGAGACAGAAACTCATCCGATTGTCGTCAAAGCAGACTACGATCGCCTCAAACAAGTGTTGCTTAATTTGATTGATAATGCAATTAAATACTCCGAGTCAGATACATCAATTCAAGTCAAACTAGACGGCAACCCAACAGCAGCAACCATTCAAATCTGCGATCGCGGTTATGGCATTCCCTTACAACACCAATCTCGCATCTTCGAGCGATTTTACCGCGTCGATGAAGCTCGAACTCGCGGCACTGGGGGTTCTGGTTTAGGGTTGTCGATTGTCAAAACTCTAGTCGAGGGAATGGGTGGTAGCGTGACGTTGCGCTCGAAATTAGGTGAAGGTAGCGTATTTACAATTAGCTTACCTGTATAGCTGCCTGCAAAGAGACAAAATTAGCTGTAGCAGAATTAGCCTATACCAATTTCAACAAGCGATCGCCCACTCGTAGAGCATTAGCAATAATCGTTAATGTCGGATTGACTGCGGCACTGGAAGGGAAAAAGCTACCATCGACGACATAGAGATTCTGAATGTCGTGAGTGCGGCAATTGAGATCTAATACAGAGGTTGTCGGATCTTCGCCAAAGCGACAAGTGCCGCATTGATGCCCTACTGCTTGTAGCGGGATCGAGTTGCGGGGGTAAAGACTGAAGGGAATGACGTGTTCTGCTCGATCGACTTGCTTGAGAACAGTCGCCCAACGTTGAATCAATCGGCTAGCCGCTTCAATATTATTGGGTTTGTACTCCAGGTAAAGGCGATCGCCTTCTATTCGCACTCGGTTGTGAGGATCGGGTAAATCTTCAGTCTGCAACCACCAACCCACACTGCGATCGGCGATCGCTTTCAGTTCTGCTCCAGGTCGAAGTTTGAGCAAGGGGGCGAGTAAAGCAGGAGCTTCCGCAGGTAGCATATCTGCAAGCACGTTGCCCGTGTTTTGCACCAACCCCATTGGATAAGGAAAGCTCGGCTCCCCCCAATAGAAATCGCTGATGCAAATAGTTTTTTGATAAATGGCGGGATTGAGCTTGGTACTCAGTTGTACCATTGCCGTACAATTGTGCTTCATCAGGTTTCGCCCTACCTGACCGGAACTATTTGCTAGCCCGTGAGGATGGCGA
This genomic window contains:
- a CDS encoding nuclear transport factor 2 family protein yields the protein MTDVQAEILAVNENFYRAFEKKNLEAMSQVWSQGTASHCIHPGRNALRGWKQIRDSWEVIFKNTKYLEIEIEIIHTEVRDTTAYIVLVERVLQASSNKTIKAESIATNIFEKMAGKWYLIHHHGSPLVR
- a CDS encoding aldo/keto reductase produces the protein MKLPESSRWQLTPDLNICRVLNGMWQVSGTHGAIQPKQAIATMFDYMDAGFTTWDLADHYGPAEDFIGEFRRQAIATRGKEALSNLQAFTKWVPRPAKMTRRVVEQNIDRSLSRMGVESLDLLQFHWWEYRDKNYIDALTYLAELQQEGKIKHLALTNFDTERLKIISEAGIKIVSNQVQFSLVDRRPLMKMIPFCQEHDIQLLAYGTLCGGLLSEKYLEQPEPRGAALNTASLRKYKNMVDAWGGWSLFQELLAVLKQIAAKHDVSIANVAVRYILDRPTVAGAIVGTRLGISEHVADNAKVFALTLDADDTGQIETVLARSRDLLRLIGDCGDEYRR
- a CDS encoding 2-phosphosulfolactate phosphatase, with product MIPAGERWEDGSLRPCLEDAIGAGAILNYLQGNPSPEAKAAMVIFQTFRADLASALSQCSSGKELISRGFSCDLELATALNVSDCIPICRDRPYIRHM
- a CDS encoding DUF4079 domain-containing protein, with the protein product MVDLNDALGLLHPAIAVIFVFPFIGIVSYFAWQTRQRRLQIMAGKSNIPPTTGLNHNRFGKVLAGAVVGLALLGMAHPIFANITTNQIWSKEPLKVVFIVLIFAATIASLVFLYRAKPRLWRGIFATLTGTGLVVLGSQDGVFRREYEWYVSHYYIGLAAAMLMIFSLAILPDIYQDRSNRWRIVHAVLNSIALLLFVGQGLTGTRDLLEIPLGWQKHYIEQCDFAARICPSKTSQSQVEKELGVVQALRL
- a CDS encoding cupin domain-containing protein, which encodes MEMMMTDTLPFSTQRIFDVEKSVRFSEEKAVVTEIAITQHSSIAVWGVRPGQQVSAHTHPDGQDTWIVVRGELTYYLGDGQKKIISAGQIDIAEPSQVHGAINEGLEDAVFLSIYSAPSLKVLTASP
- a CDS encoding DMT family transporter, with protein sequence MSILTRFMLRIPGQLYLWLAISIFGAANSVTRKLAQLGTQHFINGRNPISLCNVLFVGNLCALLVLAIVYQRQLRPTAWQRISRQEWLGAIAVAILAGAIAPSLIFQALALTTVNNVVLVGRLETSLALILSIWLLQERVNLWEICGAFVSFMGVIVTIFLTSSGQGIHIMTDFFHVGMGEILIVTAALVLASATIISKLRLSRVPLGIYNILRTALGTVIFFFAALLLYSKHHFMDAFSPFLWQWMLVYGSIVVVVGQSFWTTGLRATSVSEASLVGSFTPIAGILSAYLILDEVPTLAQYIGGSIILIGVFLSQIGIWRKASIQFATSQIGTTSKLQEVESRMGFKGI
- a CDS encoding nucleoside 2-deoxyribosyltransferase, with the protein product MKRKIVYLASPYGFSQQQKTLLLPPIIQALETLGLEVWEPFARNNQIDFSQADWAYRVAQADLQDVKNCDGIFAVVNGTPPDEGVMVELGMAIALNKAIFLFRDDFRRCSDNEQYPLNLMLFAGLPEIGWENYYYTSVDEIQSQDKALCKWRSRM
- a CDS encoding sensor histidine kinase yields the protein MQREAGGGRIFPQVWRLDPFSLRSRLTIGIATVSSVGLGSIALWTGWQMQRILINSHKQGIEYIAGRLPHDVELYSEMMPVETGLSKAINNLTTADTLLWVKHSNGKITAKSGNLKTQSDRGTAAALMSLTQMPSQAQVSEVNGRFFVLRGSPLQVREKAIGQLFVARDISGDRQMFLAMVWNLGIVSLGVLLTVTVAIAFYLRRSLQPLRQLNLMTQLISAEDLGQARLNLERAPSEVKELAQTFNMLLSRLSQAWEREREFVSNVSHELRTPLTIVHGYLQSVLRRQHNLTETQQEALETAASEAERTIHLLQDLLDLARADSGYLQFRLDSFVLNDLVAEVVGMARQYSDRAIAIETETHPIVVKADYDRLKQVLLNLIDNAIKYSESDTSIQVKLDGNPTAATIQICDRGYGIPLQHQSRIFERFYRVDEARTRGTGGSGLGLSIVKTLVEGMGGSVTLRSKLGEGSVFTISLPV